A window of the Garra rufa chromosome 10, GarRuf1.0, whole genome shotgun sequence genome harbors these coding sequences:
- the LOC141343629 gene encoding FGGY carbohydrate kinase domain-containing protein-like: MSSYYIGVDVGTASVRAALVTRDGRIKHTAEESIDIWEPCVNHYEQSSEDIWSKCCRTVKRVTQDVDVECVRGIGFDATCSLVALDRHFLPVAVNHTGVKERNVVMWMDHRAAEQASRITATKHRVLQGVGGVMSPEMQPPKLLWLKENLRETCWKEAAHFFDLPDFLSWKATGSLCRSLCTLVCKWTYSPSDGWDDTFWSAIGLEDLMENSYSKIGQQMCCPGTPVGRGLSAEAAADLGLIQGTAVGASLIDAHAGGVGVMGADVTGHHLSCEDGPVSSRMALICGTSSCHMAVSTQPLFVPGVWGPYLSAMLPGLWLNEGGQSATGRLVEHVVKGHAAYRQLEEQVQHSGKHVYSYLNAHLESMRADAAQLEQLTDRLHIWPDFHGNRSPLADQTSRGAVVGLSLSQTLDDLALLYLATLQAIALGTRHIIDAMRAAGHDITTLFLCGGLSKNALFVQTHANTTGLPVVLPAEREAVLLGAAVIGACASSDYSSIQEAMRRMTRIGRVVRPNPDLESFYRRKYAVFLRLYDHQKECVALMEAEAV; this comes from the exons ATGAGCAGTTACTACATTGGTGTGGACGTGGGGACGGCTAGTGTGCGAGCGGCTCTGGTCACGAGGGACGGTCGCATCAAACACACGGCAGAGGAGTCCATTGATATATGGGAGCCGTGTGTGAATCATTACGAACAATCCTCAGAGGATATCTGGAGCAAATGCTGCAGGACAGTGAAG CGAGTGACTCAGGATGTGGATGTGGAGTGTGTTCGAGGGATCGGCTTTGATGCCACCTGCTCATTGGTGGCTCTGGACCGGCACTTCCTGCCCGTGGCTGTCAATCACACAG GTGTCAAGGAGAGGAACGTGGTGATGTGGATGGACCACCGAGCCGCTGAACAAGCCTCTCGAATCACAGCCACCAAACACAGAGTTCTTCAGGGAGTCGGCGGCGTGATGTCCCCCGAAATGCAGCCGCCCAAACTACTGTGGCTCAAAGAG AATCTGCGGGAAACCTGCTGGAAAGAAGCGGCTCATTTCTTTGACCTTCCTGACTTTCTGTCCTGGAAAGCGACGGGTTCTTTGTGCAG GTCTTTATGTACTCTGGTGTGTAAGTGGACGTATTCCCCATCTGACGGGTGGGACGACACCTTCTGGAGCGCCATCGGTCTGGAGGACCTGATGGAGAACAGTTACTCCAAAATAG GGCAGCAGATGTGTTGTCCCGGGACTCCTGTAGGACGAGGTCTTAGCGCAGAAGCGGCTGCGGATCTGGGTCTGATTCAGGGCACCGCTGTGGGCGCTTCACTCATAGACGCTCACGCAGGAGGAGTAG GGGTGATGGGAGCAGACGTGACGGGGCATCATCTGTCCTGTGAGGATGGTCCGGTGTCGTCCCGTATGGCCCTCATATGCGGCACGTCTTCATGTCACATGGCT GTCAGCACTCAGCCGCTGTTTGTCCCCGGGGTCTGGGGCCCGTATCTGTCTGCCATGCTGCCGGGACTGTGGCTCAACGAAGGAGGACAGAGCGCCACGGGACGCCTG GTGGAGCATGTGGTCAAAGGACACGCGGCGTACAGACAGCTGGAGGAGCAGGTGCAGCACAG CGGGAAACACGTTTACTCGTACCTGAACGCTCATCTGGAGAGCATGAGAGCAGACGCAGCACAGCTGGAGCAGCTGACGGATCGCCTGCACATCTGGCCTGATTTTCACGGGAACCGCTCTCCTTTGGCCGACCAGACGTCACGCGGCGCG GTTGTGGGTCTCAGTTTATCACAGACACTGGATGATCTGGCTCTGCTGTATCTCGCAACTCTTCAGGCCATCGCT CTGGGCACCAGACACATCATAGACGCCATGAGAGCGGCAGGACATGACATCACAACCCTCTTCCTGTGTGGAGGACTGAGCAAGAACGCTCTGTTTGTGCAGACGCACGCCAACACTACAG gtctgCCGGTGGTTCTGCCGGCGGAGCGAGAGGCTGTGCTGCTGGGAGCCGCTGTGATCGGAGCCTGTGCTTCATCAGACTACAGCTCTATACAA
- the tada1 gene encoding transcriptional adapter 1, with protein MAAHASELEIAKKNLTDAIGDNVKHYWANLKLWFKQKISKEEFDLEARRLLAQDNVHVHNDFLLAILTRCQIIVSTSEGTSSLQWTGGSASKPGKPNRGKKKFPSVRQKFDHRFQPQNPLQAAQAFSPREAALEDDELRLSAQTLLLPTRGQMEARMMVTAFEMGLDNVNEDAVSTMFCALEVHLKDIITALVSRRKAYRLRDGHFQYAFGSDVTPRPYLKNSLSAYHSVTECPPPSASLPAGPPPQVMPDDAEQQAALLLACSADSVPPPLPPISVFDLLEALQVQRRVMPSHSMYALNMERILSRLWHPSHEELEQDHIHRQHLANKEGLLVS; from the exons ATGGCGGCTCATGCGAGTGAACTGGAGATAGCCAAGAAGAATTTAACTGATGCTATAGGAGACAACGTCAAACA TTACTGGGCCAATCTCAAACTCTGGTTTAAGCAGAAAATCAGCAAAGAAGAGTTCGACCTGGAGGCCCGGCGTCTGTTGGCTCAGGATAATG TCCATGTGCACAATGACTTCCTGTTGGCCATTCTCACCCGCTGCCAGATCATCGTGTCCACATCCG AGGGCACCAGTTCGCTGCAGTGGACCGGCGGATCCGCATCCAAACCAGGCAAACCCAACCGAGGCAAAAAGAAGTTTCCCTCTGTTCGGCAGAAGTTCGAT CATCGTTTCCAGCCGCAGAATCCTCTACAGGCGGCGCAGGCGTTCAGTCCTCGTGAAGCGGCGCTGGAGGACGATGAGCTGAGATTGAGCGCTCAGACGCTGCTGCTGCCCACCAGAGGACAGATGGAGGCGCGCATGATGGTCACCGCCTTCGAGATGGGTCTGGACAACGTGAACGAGGACGCCGTCAGCACCATGTTCTGCGCGCTGGAG GTTCATTTGAAGGATATCATCACCGCTCTGGTCTCGCGGAGGAAAGCCTACCGTCTGCGTGACGGACACTTCCAGTACGCCTTCGGCAGCGACGTCACACCGCGGCCGTACCTGAAGAACAGTCTGTCGGCGTACCACAGCGTCACCGAATG TCCTCCTCCGAGCGCATCACTTCCTGCCGGTCCTCCTCCTCAGGTGATGCCGGATGACGCGGAGCAGCAAGCGGCGCTCTTACTGGCGTGTTCTGCTGACAGTGTCCCGCCGCCGCTGCCACCCATCAGTGTGTTCGACCTGCTGGAGGCGCTACAG GTCCAGCGGCGGGTGATGCCGTCTCACAGCATGTACGCCCTGAACATGGAGAGGATCCTGAGCCGACTGTGGCACCCGAGTCACGAGGAGCTGGAGCAGGACCACATCCACCGCCAGCATCTGGCCAACAAAGAGGGACTGCTGGTCAGCTga